One window from the genome of Natrialba magadii ATCC 43099 encodes:
- a CDS encoding sugar transferase, which translates to MVTGWRYRIVSLCGVVLLTMLAVLVANHELPQSLFTTHVPVFNRLDVTVLSGSSLYWAMGLSVAAVAGALIPLYKPQPRRVLDTIFLAQKRIIVGGLALSTLGYFNWSYRLPRATLVMTIGLLLVMIPVWLIWIRHRPDESAKRALIVGDDPGQIDRIAPAVTSPIFGYLCPTGDIDEFRGGSSSTTAADGGVTDSSPATGTDITMLNRLGGLSRLEDILVEFDIDTVVLAFRQPDRAEFFGTLDVCHEHGVDAKTHREYADSVLVSERAVGDIVTVDIEPWDPLDHLFKRGFDLLFATIGLVLFAPLMLVIALAITLDSPGPVLYSQDRTAGFGETFPVYKFRTMVPEGESAVPSSDTENDRITRVGRFLRKTHLDELPQLWSILCGDMSVVGPRAAWTEEEVLLEEDAPAWRKRWFVKPGLTGLAQVNGAKSTAPQMKLRYDLEYIRRQSFWLDLKLVIRQCWGVVRDLWLAVWR; encoded by the coding sequence ATGGTGACAGGATGGCGGTATCGGATCGTGAGCCTCTGTGGTGTCGTTCTCCTGACGATGCTCGCAGTGCTGGTGGCGAACCACGAACTCCCACAGTCGCTGTTTACGACGCACGTCCCCGTGTTCAACCGCCTCGACGTAACCGTTCTCTCGGGCAGTTCGCTCTACTGGGCGATGGGGTTGAGTGTCGCTGCCGTCGCTGGTGCGCTCATTCCGTTGTACAAACCGCAACCCCGGCGCGTGCTCGATACGATCTTTCTCGCTCAAAAGCGTATCATCGTCGGTGGCCTCGCGCTCTCGACGCTCGGGTATTTCAACTGGTCGTACCGCCTTCCGCGAGCGACACTCGTTATGACGATTGGCCTGCTACTGGTCATGATCCCGGTGTGGTTGATCTGGATCCGACACCGACCGGACGAGTCGGCCAAACGGGCGCTGATCGTGGGCGATGACCCCGGACAGATCGACCGGATCGCACCGGCCGTCACCTCGCCCATCTTTGGCTATCTCTGTCCGACCGGCGACATCGACGAATTTCGCGGGGGGTCATCGTCCACTACCGCCGCAGACGGCGGGGTCACCGACTCGTCACCTGCCACTGGCACTGATATCACGATGCTCAACCGCCTCGGCGGCCTCTCCCGCCTCGAAGACATCCTCGTCGAGTTCGATATCGACACCGTCGTGCTCGCATTTCGCCAGCCCGACCGCGCCGAGTTCTTCGGGACACTCGACGTGTGCCACGAACACGGCGTCGACGCGAAGACACATCGGGAGTACGCCGATAGCGTCCTCGTCTCCGAACGCGCCGTCGGCGATATCGTCACCGTCGACATCGAGCCGTGGGATCCGCTCGATCATCTGTTCAAACGCGGCTTCGACCTGCTGTTCGCGACTATCGGTCTCGTCCTGTTTGCACCACTAATGCTCGTCATCGCGCTGGCGATCACACTCGACAGCCCCGGGCCAGTCCTGTACAGTCAGGATCGCACCGCCGGTTTCGGCGAGACGTTTCCCGTCTACAAGTTCCGGACCATGGTCCCCGAGGGGGAATCTGCCGTTCCGTCATCCGATACGGAGAACGACCGGATTACGCGCGTGGGGCGTTTCTTGCGAAAAACACATCTCGACGAGTTGCCCCAACTGTGGTCGATTCTCTGCGGCGACATGAGCGTCGTCGGGCCACGGGCCGCCTGGACCGAAGAGGAGGTCTTGCTGGAAGAGGACGCACCCGCCTGGCGCAAGCGCTGGTTCGTCAAGCCGGGGCTGACCGGACTGGCACAGGTCAACGGCGCGAAAAGCACTGCTCCGCAGATGAAACTCCGATACGACCTCGA